The Microcaecilia unicolor chromosome 3, aMicUni1.1, whole genome shotgun sequence nucleotide sequence CTGGCCTTGAATTTGTATGATGTACTTTTTTATAACTGTtattagccacatagagcccaccatggtgggaatctgtgggatataaatgttctcaataaataaataaattataactgATAGCATCATTAAACAAATTCTTCTATGTAGGCAAGGAGTTTGGATTCTCTATAGAACtggtcagaatctcaatataaaccctgaAGCTCCAGTTCTATATCACAAACTTCATATTCCTCAACAATGAAGCTTTCCCCCTTAAAACTCGCCacaggaaaaaatattaaaattgtgaTTATGCCCTCAGAAACAGCAAGTGTTCCTTCCACTGCGAGACACTGTTTAAagcagatgggtttttgtttgtgtggtgaatCTACCAGATATAGAGActactagtcctgagcatttttaattttcaaacagGCCAGACACTTTACAAAATAACGCAAACGTCTGCAAATAGACAATAAAAACCAATATAGGAAACTTACTAAAACCATAATAGCtataacccacctatgaaaagtcaGTGCTCTAATTATTATACTGGGaactagagcaccaatatacctgctactgggaaactagaacaagctggattGTTTCAGATCTCCTAAACAGAGCCAccaagagactgaactgggcccggggcagggtcGTCGCCCCCCCAGGATCATTGCCGCCCGCCCGACCTgcaagtaccttggctggtggggatcccaaggccccgccagcagaaatcATCCTCCAGGCAGCGCTGTTCTGTCCTCTTCTGGCTGCCCCTGCTTTTCTCTCAGGTCccacatgctcggtttcaaaactgagcatgcgcggcctgagggcccagcagctgtttggcaggcaatgcaagggggacccagcaccagagttttctctctcctgctctcctgtcgggacgtgatcacccaggtcccgtgaggagcaggagagagagagagagaccccggcgctgggcccccccctctcggtggccctgcccctaaagacactacatgctagcagaatccttcacctcagttgtagatgcagaacatgactctccCCTGATataaaataggggaccacaaaaaacattcaaaaacagAAATACAGATACAAAATTGCAACcagagataccagactctgcatgttgtgcaacatcatagaaaaagaaagaaatgcatgtcctcctgtatagtgcaaaataaaACTTACAGATGCAAAGTAAAGCCAACAGATGTGGATTTTCAACACTGAcgtaattcaatcactaaactgaaaataaaataattgttttctacctttgttgtctggtgattttatttgtttccagtttctggtattgcttccctcttaactctgtttccagggccttctgtccatttgctatttcttttctttttttcttcttcacttcctgccctatgtCTATGTTTAGCACTGATCTGTTacgttcagctttcttccatttttctgcctccttctcaaatctatcttgtaTTCCACctgtcttcccctccatccatgtacagcatttcattctctcttccctttccttcatgtgcagcaattctctgttcTCATCCCTTCCCTTTATGTGCAATATTTCACCCTTCCCATCTGTTCCCTTCAAGTGCAGCAATCCCCCTTCCCATCCATTCTATTCAGGTGCACATTTCAATTTCTCTTCCCTTAATGTGCAGTATTTCATCCTCTATTCTCTTCCCTTCACTTGCAGTATTCCCCCATTCCCATCCCTCCCCTTTATGTGTAGCATCTCCCGTTCCCattccttcccttcatgtgcagcaatCCTTTCTTCTCATCCCTTCTTGTACagccttcctcctttccatcCCTTCCCTTCAGATGCAGCACCCCcccttcccaatccttcccttcatgtgcagctttCCCTCCTTCCCAATCCTTCTTTTCAGATACAGAATTTCACCCTCTCTTCTCTTCTTGTGCAGTGTCTCCTCCTCACTACTTGGGTCCAGTCTGTCTCCCCACGGCTGCAAGTTAAAAAAACTTGTGGCAGCTACTGGCAGCGATTAAATCAAGCCTTTCTTGAGCTGCCCTGAGGCTTTCCCTCTGCCGCTTCCCACCCATGTGGCAAATGGAAATTGCGACAGAGGGAAGGACCCTGGGGCTGGCCAGAGGAATACTCCTTTTGCTACAGCATTAATCAAATGTTATTTCAGTGCTAATGTACTATTATGCTACACAAAATAACCTAAAAATGGTAAATTAATGACATACACTGTTAAAAGTTGTACAACATTATGTTCCCCAGTTTTGTTAGAGAGATAGCTGTCTAAAACCTTGATTGGAATATTAAGATTTTGTTCATTTTCTGGATGACAATatacatttttcaatgcaccgtTATGAATACAGTTTATagtaattgtgattattttttaTAGGTAGCATCCAATAAAGATGGGTGACTGGAGCGCCTTAGGAAGGCTTCTTGACAAGGTCCAGGCCTACTCTACTGCTGGAGGAAAAGTGTGGCTTTCTGTCCTGTTCATCTTTCGGATTCTACTGCTGGGCACAGCTGTGGAGTCTGCTTGGGGAGATGAACAGTCAGCCTTCCGCTGTAACACACAGCAGCCTGGTTGTGAGAATGTCTGCTATGACAAGTCCTTCCCAATCTCTCATGTACGTTTCTGGGTTCTGCAGATTATATTTGTCTCAACGCCAACCCTTGTGTACCTGGCTCATATATTCTATTTAATGCGCAAGGAAGAGAAACTAAACAAGAGGGAAGAGGAACTTAAATTAGTCCAAAATGATGGAGCCAATGTGGACATGCACCTGAAACAAATTGAAATTAAGAAGTTCAAATATGGTCTTGAAGAGCATGGCAGAGTTAAAATGCGTGGGGGCCTGCTACGTACCTATATTATCACCATTTTCTTTAAGTCACTGTTTGAAGTTGCCTTCTTGCTTATACAGTGGTACATCTATGGGTTTAGCTTGAATGCCATTTACACTTGTAAAAGGGAGCCCTGCCCACATCAAGTGGATTGTTTCCTCTCTCGGCCTACTGAAAAAACCATATTTATTTGGTTTATGTTGATTGTGTCTCTAGTATCTCTTGCCCTAAATATCATAGAGCTTTTTTACGTCTGTTTCAAAAGTGTCAAAGACCGTATAAAGGGCAAAAATGATCCCTATACTACCACAAATGGGACCTTAAGCCCTAGTAAAGATTGTGGCTCACCAAAGTACACATATTTCAATGGCTGCTCTTCTCCAACTGCCCCCTTATCACCCATGTCTCCTCCAGGGTACAAGCTTGTTACAGGAGACAGAAACACCTCTTCCTGTCGTAATTACAACAAGCAAGCTAGTGAACAAAACTGGGCAAATTACAGTGCTGAGCAGAACAGAATGGGACAAGCTGGAAGCACCATCTCTAACTCTCATGCTCAACCCTTCGACTTTCCTGATGATCAGCAGAACACTAAAAAACTGGCCTCTGTACATGAGCTGCAGCCTCTTACCATTGTGGACCACAGGCCACCCAGCAGAGCTAGTAGCCATGCCAGTAGTAGGCTTCGGCCGGATGATCTTGAGATCTAACCCTCCTTATCAGCTGCCACAGCCGCGAAATCCAGTGTATCAGATGATGCATTTTTGGTGGCTATTTCTTTCCTGTGGACATGGTACATAATAATCTCAGACAGAAGATTTCACAGTcataaaaacttttaaaattcctTGTTTTTAGGAGGTACGCATTGATATTTAAAATAGTTGATTAATGAAAGAAATACTAAAACAAATCGAATTGATGatcagttaattttttttttataaaacatgTACATATGAAGATGTTTATGCGTAATATGTTTGTTTCTGATAATTTTTCAATATACCAAGAAAGTGTATTGCTTCTATGAGGACTGAATGCAGAACTCAAGGGTACCAATATGTTTTCCAACGTTAAATAGAACGTGGCTCTTATCTGGGACCCAATCAAATATAAACTAAACGAAATAAGCAGAAGGAAAGCACACATGGTGCAGAGTTTATCTTTTTAAGCTGTGTCCTCTATCAAGGCATGGCATTATCACCCATATCTGCTAAATTCTGTCTAAGAGCCAAAAATACTAATGGGTTTTTCAGAACTCTGGTCTGCGTGATCATACTTTTATAACTATTCCACAGCTGATGAGATGGTTATTATTTTTGCATTGGTTCATTGAATAATGTTATAGGTATGCAGTAGTTTGTTTATAGAAAGAACTTAGGGTTTGATGATGACATTTGAAAGGACCTATGTGACTCTGAACACCATCTTTAGGTATTTGTATGCCACTTCAATCAGAAACTGCAAGGAATTCTCTCCAATATGGCTACCCAAACGCTACACTTGAAACCTTTTTGTTGACGAATGCTGGAGTGCTCCCTTGACAAGTAGCTCTGTTTGGAAACGGACACTGATGTTTGGTACCCTCTGCTTTCAAAGCTGCCGCCATCAAGATGATTTTCCCGTGTAAACAGTGAACTCTGGGAATTCTCTTGGTAAATATAGTCCAGAACATTCCATTGTTAAAATTTGCACTTTGCCAGTAAAAGTCTTGATCAATGCTTTTGTGAAAAGATCACCTATAAATTTTGACAAACCTAATAATTTCAAATGAGGTCCACTAGAAAtactttttctgtgctttttaaaactttttatacaGGTAGTGTTACTGTGCTTTAAATGATAAACTGCACATCCATCCCCAATGCCGAGAACTAAATCCCTGCAAATATATTCAGTGTGTGCCTAATGCCCCTTGACAGGTTTGAAAATACCACTAGCTGAATATTTAACGACAGGCAAACAAAAGGCCCACATCGACTGAATGCGCCTAATATATCTACACAGTTATTTTAACAAACCAGTCTTGGCAATGCACAGTCCAGCATACACACAGAGTACTTTAATTTGAAATCCTTCATGGGTTTTGTGAAGCGTGGGCCAATCCACTGTTTACATTTTGTGATTCCTGCTGGGCAAGTAAAGCACACATTAAAATTAGTTTTTATTCTATAACCTGTTTTCCATGTATTCCATTATGGAAACTCTTGTTTTGTTGAGGCTGTGGttagaagtgttttgtttttcttgttttatcCCCCACCCTTCTGCCGGCTTGaatgatttttctttcttttttcttttctttttgagaaaaatgtAATAATTAATGCTTGAATGATAGAGGTTGTAGTACTGTAAACAAGCTTACTTCAATAGTTAATGTGAGAAATTTAGGAGACATTTAAACTGGGATATTAAAAATAGTATACGTGTGCTTTACACTAACTGAACTGGTGATTTTTGAGGTTACTGTTGTACACGTATAAATAAACTCAGCTGACATATGGGAGTGAATTCTTTATACTGCacttaaaaaattggtgctgaaaaaacccacttaagcgttattctataaaacatgcctaaagtttggcttGGTTTatagcaggggttcccaaactttttcagttcacggcacccttagtgtccaagcaatttttcgcggcccccctccccctggtcacatgggtctccaccccccccccccccccgccacacaggTGTCCCTTTCCCTGCAATcacctcctctcacaccagcacacctctgcctttcCCAAATCCAACATCgctcgctaccttccttcctgcaggtccaggatcgctggagcttccttctcctttccccgctgccgctgcagtgcttgcagcttacattttcaggccatccatgattcacacaggcactccaggGCCTTCTCAGTCTGCCGCAttcggccctctctgatgcaactttctgttgtgAGGTCcggacacggcagagggaagtccctgcagtgcctgtgtgaattgtggACGGCCTGAAAaggtaagctgcaagcactgcagtggcggcaggggaagaagcaggaagcggcagatgcTGGACTTGCGGGAGGGGAAGTAGGGAGTGATGCACCActgcacccctgagagtttgctgcggTGCACCAGAGTGCCgaggcacacagtttgggaaccgctggtttatagaataacacttaagggGAGAGGTTGCACGTAAATTTAGATGCTGCCATTTGcactaatgaaaacatggtgcaaattccTCTGCCTACATTTATGCGTGgagcactgttattctataattaggTGCGGAACTCAAACCATGCCCATGATccgccctgaaatgcccatgaccctcccatttccacaccccctttatgGGGCCACACGCTAAATTTAGGTGAACATCCAATGCCTAAATGTACACATGTAAGtccaaattaaatctaattgtcAAAAAGccaatcattggcactaattggcgtGTCATTCTATTTAATTTGCACAAGCAAAtcatttgtgcgtgcaatttttgatgacatttatagaattagggggatgatgGTCATATTAGTGTTTTCCAAGATTAAATCCCTTTTCCTGGGgtataaggggaggggggtggcatcAGCTATTTTGACGTTTGCACTCAACTGTTGTTTGGAATGCAAGGTGAGGCTGaaagttttttggtttttttttcaaatagtaCATGTACAACTAATTTATTTAAAACACATCATCCACTAAACATACCTATGAATTTCTACCAGATGGATTAGTAGGTGAATACAGCGCTTTCTTTCATTTTGCAACAACATAGACAGCTGGTTTTGTACAGTACAGTACATTGCAATAATTGATTCATTTACTGTCACATCCTGCTTCAACACATGTAAGCAGCCATTGTCTATCAGACCATGGTCTCTGCAAAGCATACTTAGACAATAAAGTTTTACCTTAGTATATATCTTGAgttttgtctttatttatttattgtttactTGCACTCATCTCTCTGATGGTCTGTTTTACATTAGTCTTGAGTGCTGACACACTCCAGCTTCAGTTCATATACAGGGCATCTGATTAATAAATAGTTTTGCCTTACATTGTTCTTATAGGGTCAACAATTTATAAATCAGCTCGTCTATCGTATGTTAATGCACACCAGGATGCAGTAGATTGATATATGGGAagtgggaaagggacttgatatgccgcctttctgcggtttacatagtatatacaggtacttaattgtacctgggccaatggaggcttaagtgacttgcccagagtcacaaggagctacataTGAAAATGTATCTAAACTGCACTGTGATGTTGGCCAGTATTCTTAAGTTTCCTAGAGAAGGGCCGGGTTGAAGATTCAAGAAAAAGAAATGCCGAACACCGGCTGCCAAATTTCAACGACATATTTCAGAAACAGCAAAACATTACTTGATGATTTAATTTTCTGCAACCTGAGGAGGAGCAAAGACATGCACTGTGGGAATTTTTAAATCCAAAAGTGCTAAACTGTAGAATCAGGAAaaagttcacattttttttttattcttttgcaGATTCTttgcatgactttttttttttttaatggaaatggtTTCTTTCCAGCTATTTCAGGAATTTAAATTGCTTCAAAACTCTGCAAGCAGACTTGACtcgcaggattttttttttttttttttgcattcactATCTCCCTCATTTTTATaatcttagcacctaaatgtaagcaccgtgtggggcccttgtactaagctgtggtaaaatgtggcctgcactagtgtgggCATGGGAAATTgctgcgcactgggccatttttttttactgcagagggtaaaaggacctttttttaaaaaatggggctGTAAATGGCCACGtcctaatattaaaagtagcatgcagctatttgcccttactgccacctatttacttggcagtaagggctcatgcgctactcgtgtggtaatcaggcaacgtgcagcaatgtggccgtgctgccaattaccaccgggaacacccctgctggaaatggcgcatgccaACTTTGGAATTATTGCCAGATGCTCGTGCTACCCCGGTGATGGtgccgatttggtgcatgctatcTGTGAATTAGCCCTACtgtgcttagtaaatgggcccctaagattatagaatactagcatttattcATGTGAATGTAACATTCATGTCATAGTGCCAGATGGGAgctaagcagtattctacaagcttagggggggattctataaatggcattcaaaaatgGGCGCAGGAAAGATCGGtgctaagcgttattctgtaaagggcatgtgccctttatagagtaGCATTTAGTTCCAATTCCTGTACAAAactctgggtgccagacttacgcctgctgaaatctggtgtaaatcctggcacccaagttgggtgTGGAGATCCAATATTCTAGAACACTACGCGCAACTTTTtgaaacacccctgacccacccatggccctcccatgaccacacccccttttgggttatgCGCTATGGGATTTAGCTGTCCaacgttatagaatagcatgcagccagatgcatgtgcaaatcctaattggtgccagttaCTAGTTGTTAGCTTCCAActattgattgttaacagctctttaGCCAATCAAGTTGCATGTGTATTTCAGAAGCGCACCCAAATCTGGACGCCATATAGAATCTATGGGTTAACACACAACCCATATAGGGCCTTAGTCtaaaaaggttatgctcctaaatttatgctcctaatttagggcctattacgctcatagatttagcatacatttaggagcataaattacgctcctaaatttgtgactgtaaatttaggagcataaccgttatagaataaggcccttagcatgtaactgcaagggggaggGGCGTACACTTGGGTAGGACATGACCAGATCCCATTCTTATGCatgtcacttatagaatatgataAGTTATGCAATCAAATATAACATTTATCCACCTAACATTTATACCTGCCTTTTTCATGGCATAAGTGagagcacctaaatgttggcttGCAAATGCTGACATGCTctgttctataacagaatctgggtgcccagatgctgttacagaatttgaGCTCAGCGCCTTGCATTTTAGCACCCAAGTTTGGGCAACCTTTGTAGAACTTCCCTCAGTGGTACCTGTGCTCAGAATGTAAATCTGCTTATACATAAGCTGTctcatattcagcactatttaaccagccacgaAGCCAGTTAAATAAGAACagaagagtaaccatactgggtcagaccagtggtccatctagcccagtatcctcttttccaaacagtggtcaagccaggtcacaagtaccttgcagaaacccaaatatcgtggcaacactccatacgataaatcccagggcaagcagactatggacttttccttcaggaatttgtccaaaccttttttaaaccagatacggTAACCACTCCAGCACATGCTTAGGCTGGCTAAGTAgtaatattcagcgtgagatagctggctatcttggccgaatattattttatttatttatttatttggattttgctcgtacctttttcagtagtagctcaaggtgagttacattcagcacTTAG carries:
- the GJA1 gene encoding gap junction alpha-1 protein — its product is MGDWSALGRLLDKVQAYSTAGGKVWLSVLFIFRILLLGTAVESAWGDEQSAFRCNTQQPGCENVCYDKSFPISHVRFWVLQIIFVSTPTLVYLAHIFYLMRKEEKLNKREEELKLVQNDGANVDMHLKQIEIKKFKYGLEEHGRVKMRGGLLRTYIITIFFKSLFEVAFLLIQWYIYGFSLNAIYTCKREPCPHQVDCFLSRPTEKTIFIWFMLIVSLVSLALNIIELFYVCFKSVKDRIKGKNDPYTTTNGTLSPSKDCGSPKYTYFNGCSSPTAPLSPMSPPGYKLVTGDRNTSSCRNYNKQASEQNWANYSAEQNRMGQAGSTISNSHAQPFDFPDDQQNTKKLASVHELQPLTIVDHRPPSRASSHASSRLRPDDLEI